CGCCACCCTGCCGTTGCCCCACAGCCAGGCGATGGCCGTGGCCAGCGCGACGACGCCGAGCCAGCCGAGGACGGGAAGGGGCCGGCCGAAGGAGGGCTGGCTGATCAGCGCCTGGACGAACGTCACCGCCTCGTCGAGGAAGAGCCTGATGTAGTTGATGAAGTACAGGAAGAACGGGTTGCTGTTGCGGCTGTCGTCGACGGCGTCCATGCCCTCGTTGAGCGAGGTGTGCAGGGGCGTCAGCTCGGCGCCGCCGAGGTCGAGCGTGTCCCGCCCGTAGAACATCGCGCAGCCCAGCACCCACAGGGCGAGCACCGCGAGGAGCAGGTATCTGCGGGCAGGCAGCCTGGCCGCCACCACCGCCACAGTGGTCATTGTCCCGGCCCTCCCGCGATCACCTCGAGGATCTCGGCGCTGGTGACCACTCCGAGCAGCTGCTCGCCGTCCATCACGCGCACCGGGCGGTCGGCCGAGAGCACGGCGTGGACGGCGTCGCGGATGACGACGTCCGGGCCGAGCTCGGGGCCGTCCAGCGACTCGTCCATCAGGGGCTGGCGCATGATCCAGCGCAGCGTCAGCACGTGGGAGCGGGGGACGTCGCTGACGAAGTCCCTGACGTAGTCGTCCGCGGGCGCGCCCACCACCTGGTCGGGCGTGCCGACCTGGACGAGCTCGCCGTCGCGCATGATGAGGATCCGGTCGCCCAGCTTCAGCGCCTCGCTGAGGTCGTGGGTGATGAAGACCATCGTCTTGCCGACCTCGTGGTGCAGGCGGATGACCTCGTTCTGCATCTCCCGCCTGATCAGCGGGTCGAGCGCGGAGAACGGCTCGTCGAACAGCAGCACCTCGGGATCGGCGGCGAGGGCGCGGGCCAGCCCGACGCGCTGCTGCATGCCGCCGGACAGCTGGTCAGGGTAGCAGTCCTCGAAGCCGTTGAGTCCGACCAGGTCCACGACCTCACGGGCGCGGGCGTAGCGGTCCTGCTTGGGCACGCCGCGGATCTCCAGGCCGAAGGCCACGTTGTCCAGCACGCACCGGTGCGGCAGCAGGCCGAAGTGCTGGAAGACCATGGCCATGCGGTGCCTGCGCAGCTCGCGCAGCCTGCGGTCGTCGGCCTTGCGGATGTCCTCGCCGTCCAGCACGATCTCGCCGGCCGTCGGCTCGATCAGCCGGGTCAGGCAGCGGACGAGGGTGGACTTGCCCGAGCCCGACAGGCCCATGACGACGAACACCTCGCCGCGCTGCACCTCGAAGGAGACGTCGCGCACCGCGGCGACGCAGCCGGTCCGCTCCTTGAGCTCCTTACGGCTGAGCGTGGTGCCGACGACTCCGTCGGCTTTGGGACCGAACACCTTCCACAGTCCCCTGACGGCGAGGACAGGTGGGGTGTCGGTGTCGAGCTGACTAGGTTCGGTCAGTGACGGCACGGTCATGGCCACCTCTTGGTCGTCGGAGCGTCAGTTCGCGGGGAACCACCGCTGGGGGCGCGGGCGGGTGTTCTGCCACACATGCTTGATCTCGCGGTACTCGTCCAGTCCGGTCGGGCCGAGTTCGCGGCCGATGCCCGACTGCTTGAAGCCGCCCCATTCGGCCTGCGGGACGTAGGGGTGGTAGTCGTTGATCCACACAGTGCCGTGGCGGAGCCGTCCCGCGACCCGTTGCGCCCTGCCGGCGTCCTGGGTCCAGACGGCGCCTGCCAGGCCGTACTCGGTGTCGTTGGCGAGGCGGATCGCCTCCTCCTCGCCGGTGAAGCGCTCGACGGTCAGCACGGGGCCGAAGGACTCCTCCCGCACCACGCGCATGTCCTGCTTGCAGTCGTCGAGCACGGTCGGCGGGTAGAAGTGGCCCGCGCCGTCCAGGCGGCGGCCGCCGCAGCGGAGGGTCGCGCCCTCGGCGAGGCCCGCGGCCACGTACTCCTCGACCTTCGCCAGATGCGCGGCGGAGATGAGCGGCCCCGCCTGGGCCTCCGGGTCGAAGGGGCCGCCGAGGCGGATCCGCTCCGCCCTCCTGACCACCTCGTCGACGAAGGCGTCGTGCAGGGAGTCCTCCACGAGCAGCCGTGCGCCGGCCGAGCACACCTGGCCCGAGTGCAGGAACACGGCGGTGAGGGCGAAGTCGACCGCGGTCTCGAAGTCCGCGTCGGCGAAGACGATGTTGGGGTTCTTACCCCCGAGCTCGAGCGCGACGCGCTTCACGGTGGCCGCGGCCACCGCCATGATCCGCCGTCCCGTCGCCAGGCCGCCGGTGAACGACACCAGGTCGACGTCGGGATGCTCGGCGAGCGGCGCGCCCACTTCGGGTCCCGCGCCGAGCACGAGGTTGGCCACGCCCGCGGGCAGGCCGGCCTCCTCCAGCGCGCGGACGAGCAGGATCGCCGTGCTCGGGGTGAGCTCGCTGGGCTTGAGCACGAAGGTGTTCCCCGCGGCGAGCGCGGGCGCCACCTTCCAGGTGGTCTGCAGCAGCGGGTAGTTCCACGGGGTGATCAGGCCGCAGACGCCGACGGGCTCGTAGACGATCCGGCTGATCGCGTCGGCGCGGCCGGTGTCGATGACCCGTCCGGCGTCCGTGCCGGCCACGCCGGCGAAGTAGCGTAGGCAGGCGACGGAGTCGTCGACGTCGTACTCGCTCTCCACGAGCCGCTTGCCGGTGTCGCCCGACTCGGCTCGGGCGAAGGCGTCGCGGTCGCGTTCCACCAGGTCGGCGACCGCGGACAGCAGGGCGCCCCGCTCACGGGCGGGAGTGCCCGGCCACGGACCGCGGTCGAAGGCGTGCCTCGCGGCGGTGATCGCGGCCGCGGTGTCGGCCGCTGTTGCTTCGGCGACCGTGGTCACGAGGCTGCCGTCGGCGGGCGAAAGGATACTCCGCTGTCCGCCGGCGACCGGCTGGGTCCACGTGCCGCCGATGTAGAGATCGGTCATCGGCACACCTCTGATCGTTGCGTATGGCGCAAGGCCATGCTCAATGAGGAACACAATTGACCCGTCACCCTCTGTTCGTCAAGGGTTTGGGGGAATCACTGGGTGAATCCATACGTTGTGATTCCGTTTATCCCCAGCCGCCCCTCTTGACGGGTAGACGGTCCCGCGTCCAGGCTGTTGCGTATACATCACCATTTTGCGTAATACGCAACAGAAGGAGGTGTGATGTCCCCTCGTCCAGGCCCAGGCCGCGAGTTCATCCTCACCGTCTCCTGCTCGGACAAGCCAGGCATCGTGTACGCGGTGAGCAGCTTCCTCGTCCAGCACCGCGGTGACATGTTGCAGAGCAAGCAGTTCAACGACCGGCGGGGCGGCGGCTTCTTCATGCGCGTGCACTTCGCCGCCCAGGACGGCCTGGAGGAGTTGCGCGAGGGCTTCGCCTACGTCGCCGAGTCGTTCCAGATGACCTGGCAGCTCAACGACGCGGCGACGCCCACCAGGGCGCTCGTCATGGTGTCGAAGTTCGGCCACTGCATGAACGACCTGCTGTTCCGCCGCCAGGTCGGCGGCCTGAACATCGACGTGCCGGCGATCGTCTCCAACCATCCCGACCTGGAGCCGCTCGCGGCCTCCTACGGCGTGCCCTTCCACCACGTCCCCGTTACCGCGGACGGCAAGGCGGAGGCGGAGGCCAGGATGCTCGACCTGATCGCGGAGTACGAGGCGGACCTGGTGGTGCTGGCCCGCTACATGCAGATCCTCTCCGACGACATGTGCAAGCGCCTGGAAGGCCGGGCGATCAACATCCACCACTCGTTCCTGCCGGGGTTCAAGGGTGCCAAGCCGTACCACCAGGCGCACGAGCGGGGCGTGAAGCTCATCGGCGCCACCGCCCACTACGTCACGGCCGACCTCGACGAGGGGCCCATCATCGAGCAGGACGTGGCGAGGGTGGACCACGAGCTCGACCCCGAGGACCTGGTCGCGGCCGGCCGGGACGTCGAGGCACAGGTGCTGGCCAGGGCCGTCAAGTGGCACAGCGAGCACCGCGTGCTGCTCAACGGGGACCGGACGGTCGTCTTCCGCTGAGCCGGGCGCCAGGACGAGGCGGTGGGGGTGCTGCGTCCCCCACCGCCTTTCCTCATGCCCGGTGCCGGTAGAACTCCGTCGGCTCCGGCGGCAGCGGCGTGTTGCCGAGGATCAGGTCGGCCGCCTTCTCCGCCAGCATCATGACCGGCGCGTAGATGTTGCCGTTGGTGACGTACGGCATGACCGAGGCGTCCACCACCCGCAGCCCGTCGACGCCGTGCACCCGCATCGTCTCGGGGTCGGTCACCGACATGTCGTCCACGCCCATCCTGGCGGTGCAGGAGGGGTGCAGGGCCGTCTCGCCGTCCTTGGCGACCCAGTCGAGGATCTCCTCGTCGGTCTCCACCGAGGGGCCCGGGGAGATCTCGCCCGTGCTGTACGCGCCGAGCGCGGGCTGACCCAGGATGCTGCGGGCCACCCTGACGGCCTCGACCCACTCCCGGCGGTCCTGCTCGGTCGACAGGTAGTTGAAGCGCAGGGCGGGATGCTGCCGGGGATCGGCGCTCTTGATCTTGACCGAGCCGCGCGCGTCGGAGTACATGGGCCCGACGTGCACCTGGTAGCCGTGCCCTCCCGAGGGCGCCGAGCCGTCGTAGCGCACGGCGATGGGCAGGAAGTGGAACATCAGGTTGGGGTAGTCGACGTCGTCGTTGCTCCGGACGAAGCCGCCCGCCTCGAAGTGGTTGGTCGCGCCCGGCCCCTTGCGCAGGAACAGCCACTGCGCGCCGATCCACGGGTGGCGCCACTTCTGCAGGTTCGGCTGCATGGAGACGGGCCGGCTGCAGCCGTGCTGGATGTAGACCTCGAGATGGTCCTGGAGGTTCTCCCCCACGCCCGGCAGGTCGTGCACCACGTCGATGCCGAGGGCGCTCAGCTCCCGCGCGTTGCCGACGCCGGACAGCTGCAGCAACTGCGGCGAGTTGATCGCGCCACCGCACAGGATGACCTCGCCCGCCCTGACGGTGCCGCCGTCGTACTCCACGCCGACGGCGCGCCTGCCCTCGAAGATGACCCGGGTCACCAGGGCGCGCGTCTTGACCGTGAGGTTCGGGCGCTTCATGACGGGGTGCAGGTAGGCGCGGGCCGCGCTGAGCCTGCGTCCGCGCCTGATGTTGCGGTCGAAGCGGGCGAAGCCCTCCTGGCGGTAGCCGTTGACGTCGTCGGTGAGGGGGTAGCCCGCCTGCTGCACGGCCTCGAAGAAGGCGTCGTAGAGCGGCGTGCTCGCCGGTCCCCGCTCCAGCGCCAGCGGCCCGTCGTGGCCGCGGAAGGGCGTGCCCGGATCGGCCAGGCAGTTCTCCATCCGCTTGAAGTACGGCAGGCAGTGGGCGTAGTCCCACGTCTTCATCCCGGGGTCGGCGCCCCACCGCTCGTAGTCGAGGGGGTTGCCGCGCTGGAAGATCATCCCGTTGATGCTGCTGGAGCCGCCGAGCACCTTGCCGCGCGCATGGTAGATGCGCCTGCCGTGCATGTGCGGCTCGGGCTCCGACTCGTACTTCCAGTCGTAGAAGCGGTTGCCGATCGGGAAGGGCAGGGCCGCGGGCATGTGGATGAAGACGTCCCACGGATAGTCGGGACGGCCGGCCTCGAGGACCAGCACCCGCGTGGCGGGGTTCGCGGAGAGCCGGTTGGCCAGGGCGCTGCCCGCCGAGCCGCCTCCGACGATGACGAAGTCGTAGTGCTGTGACGTCATGTTGCCTCGTCTCGCTCGCGCGTTTCACCGAATCGTAGCGCTATGCGCATTGTGTTGCACTAGTCGCAACAGGAGATCTTTTGGCGATGTGTTCGACGTGGTTGCCTTCAGCACTTACAGTTTCGCTATGAGCAACGACTCGGGCAGTGGGGGCGTGCAGTCGGTCGATCGGGCGATCAGCGTGCTGGAGATCCTCTCGCGCCGGGGCGAGGCCGGGGTCAGCGAGGTGGCCGCCGAGATCGACGTCCACAAGTCGACGGCCTTCCGGCTGCTCGGCGCGCTCGAGGCACGCGGCCTCGTCGAGCAGGCCGAGGACCGGGGCAAGTACCGCCTCGGATTCGGCATCATCAGGCTTGCCGGCGGCGTCAACACGCAGATGGACATCACCCAGCGCGGGCGGGCCGTCTGCCAGCGGCTGGCACAGGAGATCGGCGAGACGGTGAACATCGCCGTGCTCCGCTCCTCCTACGCGGTCAACCTCGACCAGGTCAGGGGCCCCTCGGCGGTCACCGCCTACAACTGGGTCGGCCAGGTGACGCCGCTCCACGCCACCTCCAGCGGCAAGGTGCTGCTGGCCCACCTCGACGACAGGCAGCGCGCGAAGCTGCTGTCCGACGGGAAGCTGCAGAGCTACACGCCCCGGACGATCACCGCGGTCGACGAGCTGGAGCAGCAGCTGGTCGAGACGCTGACGTCCGGCTACGCCTACTGCCTGGAGGAGCTGGAGGAGGGGCTCAACGCCATGGCCGCGCCCATCCGCTCCTACCACGGAGAGGTCGTCGCGGCCGTCAGCGCCTCGGGGCCCGCCTACCGCTTCAGCGCCGAGCGCATGCACGAGCTGGCCCCCGTCCTCATCAGCGGCGCCGACGAGATCAGCCGGCGTCTGGGTTACGCGGGATAGCCGGCGCCAGCCGTACCACCACGCTCTTGGACGTCGGGGTGTTGGACGTCTCGGCCACCGAGTCCAGCGGCACCAGCACGTTGGTCTCGGGGAAGTAGGCCGCGCAGCAGCCGCGGGCCGTCGGATAGGCGATCGCCCTGAACCCCTCGGCCCTGCGCTCGCCGTCCGGCCACTCGCTGATCAGGTCGACCAGGTCGCCGTCGGCGAGATCGCGCTCCGCCAGGTCGTCCGGGTGCACGAAGACGACCCTGCGGCCCGCCTTCACCCCGCGGTAGCGGTCGTCGAGCCCGTAGATCGTGGTGTTGTACTGGTCGTGGCTCCTGACCGTCTGCAGCAGCAGCCGTCCGGGCGGGACCCGCAGCACCTCGAGCGCGTTGACGGTGAAGTTGGCCTTCCCCGTGGCGGTGGGGAACCTGCGCTCGTCCCTCGGCGCGTTGGGCAGCGCGAAACCGCCTGGCGCGCGGGCGTTGAAGTCCTCGAAGCCGGGGATCACCCGCGACACGCGGTCCCTGATCGCGCCGTAGTCGTGCTCGAAGTCCGCCCACGGCACGTGCGGGTCGTCGCCGAACAGCGCGCGCGCCAGCCGGCAGACGATGGCCACCTCGGACAGCAGATCGGCCGAGGCGGGCCTGAGCCTGCCGGTGGAGGCGTGCACCAGGCCCATCGAGTCCTCGACGGTCACGTAGCCCGCCGGGTCCCGCTCGGTACGGCCGAGCGTGGGCAGGATGAGCGCCTCCCTGCCGCACACCGCGTGCGAGCGGTTCAGCTTGGTGGAGATCTGCACGGTCAACCGGGTACGGCGCAGCGCCGCCTCGGTGACCTCGCTGTCGGGAGTGGCCCTGACGAAGTTGCCGCCCATGCCGACGAACACCTTGGCCGACCCGTCGCGCATGGCCCTGATCGCCTCCACGGTGTCGAGCCCGTGGTGGCCGGGCGGCGAGAAGCCGAACTCCTTGCCCAGCGCGTCGAGGAACGCCTGTGACGGCTTCTCGTAGATGCCCATGGTCCTGTCGCCCTGGACGTTGGAGTGCCCGCGCACCGGGCAGACGCCCGCGCCGCTCCTTCCCACGTTGCCACGCAGCAGCAGGAAGTTGACGACCTCCCTGATCGTGGCCACGGAGTTGCGGTGCTGAGTCAGCCCCATGGCCCAGCACACGACGACCGAACCCGCCGCGCGCACGTCCTCGGCCGTCGCCTCGAGCTCGGCCCTGCTCAGGCCGGTGGCCTCCAGCACCTCGTCCCAGTCGAGCGCGCGCAGGTGCCGCTCCCACTCCTCGAACCCGTGGGTGTGCCGGTCGATGAACTCCCGGTCGGCGGAGTCGAGCAGGAGCAGGGACAGGGCCTGGAACAGCGCCATGTCCCCGTTGAGCCGGATCTGCAGGAAGCGGTCGGCGAGCGCGGTGCCCTTGCCGAGGCCGGAGGGCTTCTGCGGGTTCTTGAAGCGCAGCAGGCCCGCCTCGGGCAGCGGGTTGACCGCGACGATCCGGGCCCCTCCGCGCTTGGCCCGCTCCAGCGCCGTGAGCATGCGGGGGTGGTTGGTGCCGGGATTCTGGCCCACCACGAAGATGAGCTCCGCCCGGTGCAGGTCCTCCAGCGACACCGTGCCCTTGCCGATGCCGAGCGTCTGGTTGAGCGCCGAGCCGCTCGACTCGTGGCACATGTTGGAGCAGTCGGGCAGGTTGTTGGTGCCGAAGCGGCGCACGAGCAGCTGATAGGCGAACGCGGCCTCGTTGGAGGTGCGGCCGGAGGTGTAGAAGACCGCCTCGTCCGGGCCGCCGAGCGCGCGCAGCTCCCTGGCGATGATCTCGAAGGCGGCCTCCCACGCGATCGGCACGTAGTGGTCGGAGCCCGCCGGCTTGTGCATCGGCTCGGTGAGCCTGCCCTGCTGGCCCAGCCAGTGGTCGCTGCGCACGGCCAGCTCGCCCACCGGGTGGGCGGCGAAGAACTCCCGCCCCACCCTGCGCGTGGTCGCCTCCTCCGCGACGGCCTTGGCGCCGTTCTCGCAGAACTCGGCGGGACTTCGGTGCTCACCCTCGGGCCAGGCGCAGCCCGGGCAGTCGAAGCCGCGTTTCTGGTTGACCTGGAGCAGGGTCAGCGCGGTGCGGCCGACCCCCATCTGGCGGTAGGCCGTCTCCATCGCGTGGGCCACGGCCGGCAGGCCGCCCGCCCAGTCCTTGGGCGGGCCGACCCGCATGCCCTCGTCGCCGGTGTCCTCGCGAGGCGCCTTTCGAACCACTGTCAGCCGATCCTGTTCTGTACCCATTCGTGGAACGCGCCGATGTGGTGCTCGCTCGGCACGAGCACGCCTCCCTTGGCGTACGTGCGCGACCCCATCGCTGGCTGGCAGCGCTCACACGCCTCGAAGTCCTGCTCGTTGACGCGGTGGAAGAGCTCGACGGACTTGTCGAGGTCCTTTCCGCTCGCCACCACGTCGGGAAGATAGAGCCAGTCACATTCGACGACGGTCCTGTCGACCGCCAAGGGAAACATACGATGCACGATGACGTGATCGGGAACCAGGTTGATGAAAACCTGCGGCTTGATGGTGATCGCGTAGTAGCGCCGGTCCTGGTCCTCGCTCACGCCGGGGATGCGGTCGAGCCCCTCGGAGCCGTCCACGGTGAAGCCCCGGATCTCCTCGCCGAACTCGGCGCCGTGCCCGACGAAGTACTGCGCCGCGTAGCCGTCGGCGAACTCGGGCAGCACCTCGGTCAGCTCGGGGTGGATCGTGGCGCAGTGGTAGCACTCCATGAAGTTCTCGATGATGAGCTTCCAGTTGGCCTTCACGTCGTAGACGATCCTGCGGCCGACCTCCAGCCCCGCGACGTCGTAGTTGTCGATCAGCTCGAGCGCGCCGAGCCGCTCGGTCACGGCGCCGAGCACGTCCTCCTCGAAGGAGGGCGGCTCGTCGGCCAGGCACACCCACACGTAGCCGAGCCACTCCCGGACGTGCACCTTGACCAGGCCGTACTCGACGCGGTCGAGATCGGCCATCTTGGTGAGGTTGGGCGCGGCGACCAGCTTGCCGTCGAGGTCGTAGGTCCAGGCGTGGTACATGCACTGGAAGGCCCGCTTGACCTCGCCGGACTCCTCGGCGCACAGCTGCGCGCCGCGGTGCCTGCAGACGTTGAAGAAGGCGCGCACCGACCTGTCGCGCGCCCTGGTGACCAGGATGCTCTCGCTGCCGACCTGGACCGTCTTGAACGAGCCCGGCTTCGGGAGGTCGGACGAGCGCACCACGCAGAACCACATCGCCTCGAAGATGTTCTTCTGCTCCCGCGCGAACAGCTCCTGATCGGTGTAGTAGTGGCCGGGCAGGGTGGGGATCACGCTGGAGGTGGTGGCGGGGCTTGAGGTGGTCACGGGAGTACTCCTCTGGTACGGGCCGGGTCAGTGCCCTCGGCGGATCCAGTCCTCGAGCTGCGGAGCCTCGGCTCCGATGCTGGTGTCGTCGCCGTGGCCGGTGTGGACCACAGTCTCGGCCGGCAGCGTGAGCAGCGTTCGGCTGATGGACGCGATGATCGTCGGGAAGTCGCTGTACGACCTGCCGGTGGCCCCGGGACCGCCTTGGAAGAGCGTGTCGCCGGAGAACAGGACGCCCAGCTCGGGCACGTACAGGCAGACCGCGCCCGGAGCGTGCCCTGGAGTGTGCAGGACGTGGACGGCGCTGTCGCCGACCCTGATGATCTGCCCGTTCGCCAGCGCCCGGTCAGGAGCGGCTACCGGATGCGTGAGCTTCCACAGCACCGAGTCGTCGGGGTGCAGGAGGACGGGCGCGCCGGTGCGGGCGGCCAGCTCGGGGGCGGAGTTCACGTGGTCGTCGTGCGCATACGTGCAGACGATCCCCACGAGCCTGCGGTCGCCGACGGCCTCGGCGATCGCGTCCGCGTCGTGGGCCGCGTCGATGACCAGCACCTGGTCGTCGTCGCCGAGGAGCCACACGTTGTTGTCGACGTCCCACGTCCCGCCGTCGAGGCTGAAGGTCCCCGAGGTGACCAGGCGCTCGACCCGCATCACAGCACTACCACCGAGCGCAGCACGTCGCCGTGGTGCATCTTGGCGAAGGCGTCCTCGACCTGGTCCAGGCC
This window of the Nonomuraea africana genome carries:
- a CDS encoding IclR family transcriptional regulator; this translates as MSNDSGSGGVQSVDRAISVLEILSRRGEAGVSEVAAEIDVHKSTAFRLLGALEARGLVEQAEDRGKYRLGFGIIRLAGGVNTQMDITQRGRAVCQRLAQEIGETVNIAVLRSSYAVNLDQVRGPSAVTAYNWVGQVTPLHATSSGKVLLAHLDDRQRAKLLSDGKLQSYTPRTITAVDELEQQLVETLTSGYAYCLEELEEGLNAMAAPIRSYHGEVVAAVSASGPAYRFSAERMHELAPVLISGADEISRRLGYAG
- a CDS encoding FdhF/YdeP family oxidoreductase codes for the protein MRVGPPKDWAGGLPAVAHAMETAYRQMGVGRTALTLLQVNQKRGFDCPGCAWPEGEHRSPAEFCENGAKAVAEEATTRRVGREFFAAHPVGELAVRSDHWLGQQGRLTEPMHKPAGSDHYVPIAWEAAFEIIARELRALGGPDEAVFYTSGRTSNEAAFAYQLLVRRFGTNNLPDCSNMCHESSGSALNQTLGIGKGTVSLEDLHRAELIFVVGQNPGTNHPRMLTALERAKRGGARIVAVNPLPEAGLLRFKNPQKPSGLGKGTALADRFLQIRLNGDMALFQALSLLLLDSADREFIDRHTHGFEEWERHLRALDWDEVLEATGLSRAELEATAEDVRAAGSVVVCWAMGLTQHRNSVATIREVVNFLLLRGNVGRSGAGVCPVRGHSNVQGDRTMGIYEKPSQAFLDALGKEFGFSPPGHHGLDTVEAIRAMRDGSAKVFVGMGGNFVRATPDSEVTEAALRRTRLTVQISTKLNRSHAVCGREALILPTLGRTERDPAGYVTVEDSMGLVHASTGRLRPASADLLSEVAIVCRLARALFGDDPHVPWADFEHDYGAIRDRVSRVIPGFEDFNARAPGGFALPNAPRDERRFPTATGKANFTVNALEVLRVPPGRLLLQTVRSHDQYNTTIYGLDDRYRGVKAGRRVVFVHPDDLAERDLADGDLVDLISEWPDGERRAEGFRAIAYPTARGCCAAYFPETNVLVPLDSVAETSNTPTSKSVVVRLAPAIPRNPDAG
- a CDS encoding quaternary amine ABC transporter ATP-binding protein, with product MTVPSLTEPSQLDTDTPPVLAVRGLWKVFGPKADGVVGTTLSRKELKERTGCVAAVRDVSFEVQRGEVFVVMGLSGSGKSTLVRCLTRLIEPTAGEIVLDGEDIRKADDRRLRELRRHRMAMVFQHFGLLPHRCVLDNVAFGLEIRGVPKQDRYARAREVVDLVGLNGFEDCYPDQLSGGMQQRVGLARALAADPEVLLFDEPFSALDPLIRREMQNEVIRLHHEVGKTMVFITHDLSEALKLGDRILIMRDGELVQVGTPDQVVGAPADDYVRDFVSDVPRSHVLTLRWIMRQPLMDESLDGPELGPDVVIRDAVHAVLSADRPVRVMDGEQLLGVVTSAEILEVIAGGPGQ
- a CDS encoding aldehyde dehydrogenase family protein, whose product is MTDLYIGGTWTQPVAGGQRSILSPADGSLVTTVAEATAADTAAAITAARHAFDRGPWPGTPARERGALLSAVADLVERDRDAFARAESGDTGKRLVESEYDVDDSVACLRYFAGVAGTDAGRVIDTGRADAISRIVYEPVGVCGLITPWNYPLLQTTWKVAPALAAGNTFVLKPSELTPSTAILLVRALEEAGLPAGVANLVLGAGPEVGAPLAEHPDVDLVSFTGGLATGRRIMAVAAATVKRVALELGGKNPNIVFADADFETAVDFALTAVFLHSGQVCSAGARLLVEDSLHDAFVDEVVRRAERIRLGGPFDPEAQAGPLISAAHLAKVEEYVAAGLAEGATLRCGGRRLDGAGHFYPPTVLDDCKQDMRVVREESFGPVLTVERFTGEEEAIRLANDTEYGLAGAVWTQDAGRAQRVAGRLRHGTVWINDYHPYVPQAEWGGFKQSGIGRELGPTGLDEYREIKHVWQNTRPRPQRWFPAN
- the betA gene encoding choline dehydrogenase, which codes for MTSQHYDFVIVGGGSAGSALANRLSANPATRVLVLEAGRPDYPWDVFIHMPAALPFPIGNRFYDWKYESEPEPHMHGRRIYHARGKVLGGSSSINGMIFQRGNPLDYERWGADPGMKTWDYAHCLPYFKRMENCLADPGTPFRGHDGPLALERGPASTPLYDAFFEAVQQAGYPLTDDVNGYRQEGFARFDRNIRRGRRLSAARAYLHPVMKRPNLTVKTRALVTRVIFEGRRAVGVEYDGGTVRAGEVILCGGAINSPQLLQLSGVGNARELSALGIDVVHDLPGVGENLQDHLEVYIQHGCSRPVSMQPNLQKWRHPWIGAQWLFLRKGPGATNHFEAGGFVRSNDDVDYPNLMFHFLPIAVRYDGSAPSGGHGYQVHVGPMYSDARGSVKIKSADPRQHPALRFNYLSTEQDRREWVEAVRVARSILGQPALGAYSTGEISPGPSVETDEEILDWVAKDGETALHPSCTARMGVDDMSVTDPETMRVHGVDGLRVVDASVMPYVTNGNIYAPVMMLAEKAADLILGNTPLPPEPTEFYRHRA
- the purU gene encoding formyltetrahydrofolate deformylase; this encodes MSPRPGPGREFILTVSCSDKPGIVYAVSSFLVQHRGDMLQSKQFNDRRGGGFFMRVHFAAQDGLEELREGFAYVAESFQMTWQLNDAATPTRALVMVSKFGHCMNDLLFRRQVGGLNIDVPAIVSNHPDLEPLAASYGVPFHHVPVTADGKAEAEARMLDLIAEYEADLVVLARYMQILSDDMCKRLEGRAINIHHSFLPGFKGAKPYHQAHERGVKLIGATAHYVTADLDEGPIIEQDVARVDHELDPEDLVAAGRDVEAQVLARAVKWHSEHRVLLNGDRTVVFR
- a CDS encoding aromatic ring-hydroxylating oxygenase subunit alpha, whose translation is MTTSSPATTSSVIPTLPGHYYTDQELFAREQKNIFEAMWFCVVRSSDLPKPGSFKTVQVGSESILVTRARDRSVRAFFNVCRHRGAQLCAEESGEVKRAFQCMYHAWTYDLDGKLVAAPNLTKMADLDRVEYGLVKVHVREWLGYVWVCLADEPPSFEEDVLGAVTERLGALELIDNYDVAGLEVGRRIVYDVKANWKLIIENFMECYHCATIHPELTEVLPEFADGYAAQYFVGHGAEFGEEIRGFTVDGSEGLDRIPGVSEDQDRRYYAITIKPQVFINLVPDHVIVHRMFPLAVDRTVVECDWLYLPDVVASGKDLDKSVELFHRVNEQDFEACERCQPAMGSRTYAKGGVLVPSEHHIGAFHEWVQNRIG
- a CDS encoding MBL fold metallo-hydrolase, whose translation is MRVERLVTSGTFSLDGGTWDVDNNVWLLGDDDQVLVIDAAHDADAIAEAVGDRRLVGIVCTYAHDDHVNSAPELAARTGAPVLLHPDDSVLWKLTHPVAAPDRALANGQIIRVGDSAVHVLHTPGHAPGAVCLYVPELGVLFSGDTLFQGGPGATGRSYSDFPTIIASISRTLLTLPAETVVHTGHGDDTSIGAEAPQLEDWIRRGH